A window of Rhododendron vialii isolate Sample 1 chromosome 13a, ASM3025357v1 contains these coding sequences:
- the LOC131314877 gene encoding disease resistance protein SUMM2-like isoform X1: protein MQRFCFSIPLKIAKKIVKDHPITLMAEAFAACTQPICDIGKCLWARIATRINYARKLSKNRKLLCEKAHDLSLKRKDIVAEIERSNLQKIATNECDDWIGKVQEMENKVGTIQPELNEEKRCVGGLCLDIFARIKLGKRVVNMIDDINELLDKSKFERGFLVDAPVATVENQPDPPSTLAESANRTLDMVLDKIQHNSTLKIGIWGMGGVGKTTILRLLNNTPEIARIFNFVIWVTVSKSQSIRMIQEEVGQRLSVEITKGESDDRVAIKLRQRLNGKKYLLLLDDVWNMVDLDAVGIPNPNQNNGCKVVLTTRKFEVCRQMGTDVEIKVKVLPEEEAQEMFYTNVGDVVRLPTIKQLAESIVTECDGLPLGLKVVSGALRKEEDVNVWENFLRELRSPATSFIKDLNEKVFNILKVSYDHLEDTQKKQCLLFCGLYPEDSEIKNSELIGYWRAERILSRELTLHEAHVKGHAILRALIDSSLLEKCNGDDYVKMHDVVRDLVLAMTSPKGEEPQHLVRAGISSEKIPDAVEWEKATRISFINHDLRNLPESPDCPALVTLLLQGNGYLGVIPETFFKNMPNLKVLDLSHTGIKSLPTSISKLESLRELVLLDCYSLEALPAGVICKLSQIEVFKLFKISPGTSELSDGSAEIVAKELSELSSLSCLEFDFRRVGNLHNFLENSRSWKEGRLTQFWFFVGDYRPLFRPFWFSGYNMCLFYDGREERSSGLPSTIQDVLRRSNYFGLRGHEKLNTLLEVGAHNTYELRCCVIRECVALQDIVNRNGLEMGAFPKLESLMLIDLPELKTILCLETEEGALLPALPPNANIFTNLKDLRLETCPLIKQVFSSGFMVQQLSNLEELCVDNCGGSKGMIPGDEIVEHEALPKLRRLWLWDLSEFVSFFKGVPMRWQSLESVSIRNCPKLRKLPFDTNSAPNLEEIMGSQEWWDVLEWDNDATRLQFQPFFEKN from the exons ATGCAACGTTTTTGCTTCTCCATTCCTCTCAAAATTGCTAAGAAAATAGTCAAGGATCATCCGATTACTCTCATGGCTGAAG CTTTTGCAGCTTGCACCCAACCTATCTGCGACATTGGGAAGTGTTTATGGGCTCGTATTGCAACACGCATCAATTATGCCAGAAAGTTGTCGAAGAATAGGAAACTGCTCTGTGAAAAAGCACATGACTTGAGTCTCAAACGAAAGGATATTGTTGCTGAAATTGAAAGATCAAATCTGCAAAAAATTGCAACGAATGAATGTGATGATTGGATAGGAAAGGTGCAAGAGATGGAAAACAAAGTTGGGACTATACAGCCAGAGTTGAATGAGGAGAAGAGATGTGTTGGGGGATTATGTCTTGACATTTTTGCTCGTATCAAGCTTGGTAAGCGAGTTGTAAATATGATCGATGACATTAACGAACTCCTAGATAAGTCCAAGTTTGAAAGAGGATTTCTTGTTGACGCACCAGTAGCCACAGTTGAGAATCAACCAGACCCCCCTTCAACATTAGCAGAATCCGCAAATCGTACACTTGACATGGTACTTGACAAAATTCAACACAATAGCACCCTAAAGATTGGTATTTGGGGAATGGGCGGGGTGGGGAAGACAACTATTTTGAGACTCTTGAATAACACACCCGAAATTGCAAGAATATTTAATTTCGTGATATGGGTGACTGTCTCAAAATCTCAAAGCATTAGAATGATACAAGAAGAAGTTGGGCAGCGTTTATCAGTAGAAATAACGAAGGGTGAGTCTGATGACAGAGTAGCAATTAAATTGCGTCAGAGACTTAACGGCAAGAAGTACCTATTACTTTTAGATGATGTTTGGAATATGGTGGATTTAGATGCTGTAGGGATACCAAATCCCAATCAGAACAATGGTTGCAAAGTTGTTTTAACAACTAGAAAGTTCGAAGTTTGTCGTCAGATGGGAACTGATGTTGAGATCAAGGTGAAGGTTTTGCCAGAAGAGGAAGCTCAGGAGATGTTTTACACAAATGTGGGAGATGTCGTGAGGCTTCCCACCATCAAACAGCTTGCTGAAAGCATTGTCACAGAGTGCGATGGCTTGCCACTTGGGCTAAAGGTTGTAAGTGGTGCGTTACGGAAGGAGGAAGATGTGAATGTTTGGGAGAATTTCTTGAGGGAATTAAGGTCACCTGCTACGTCTTTCATTAAAGACTTGAATGAAAAGGTGTTCAACATACTAAAGGTTAGCTACGACCACTTAGAAGATACTCAAAAAAAGCAATGTCTTTTATTTTGTGGATTGTATCCAGAAGACTCCGAAATTAAGAATTCTGAATTGATAGGATATTGGAGAGCCGAGAGGATTCTTTCTAGGGAACTTACTTTGCATGAGGCACATGTTAAGGGACATGCAATATTGCGAGCTCTCATAGATTCGTCTTTGCTGGAAAAATGCAATGGAGATGACTATGTGAAGATGCACGATGTTGTTCGAGACTTGGTTTTGGCAATGACTTCCCCAAAAGGAGAAGAACCCCAACATCTAGTGAGAGCCGGAATTTCTTCAGAGAAGATTCCAGATGCGGTGGAATGGGAAAAGGCAACAAGAATATCGTTTATCAATCATGACTTGCGCAATTTACCGGAATCACCAGACTGTCCAGCGCTCGTGACATTGTTGCTTCAAGGAAATGGCTATTTAGGGGTGATAccagaaactttttttaaaaacatgccTAACCTCAAAGTTTTGGATCTGTCACACACCGGCATCAAATCATTGCCAACTTCAATATCTAAATTGGAAAGTCTTCGAGAACTAGTGCTTTTAGATTGCTACTCTTTGGAAGCTCTCCCTGCTGGAGTGATATGCAAACTGTCTCAGATTGAAGTatttaaactttttaaaattagtCCAGGTACAAGTGAGCTGAGTGATGGAAGTGCAGAGATTGTTGCGAAAGAACTAAGCGAGTTGAGCTCACTTTCTTGCCTTGAATTTGACTTCCGGAGAGTGGGTAATCTGCACAACTTCCTTGAAAATAGCAGATCATGGAAAGAGGGAAGATTGACGCAATTCTGGTTCTTTGTTGGAGATTATAGGCCCTTATTCCGTCCGTTTTGGTTTAGTGGGTATAATATGTGTCTATTTTATGACGGACGAGAAGAAAGGAGTAGCGGCCTTCCCTCAACCATACAGGATGTACTTAGGCGTTCAAATTATTTTGGATTGAGGGGTCATGAAAAACTTAATACTCTTTTAGAAGTAGGTGCGCACAACACGTATGAATTGAGATGTTGCGTGATTCGAGAATGTGTCGCGCTTCAAGACATCGTCAACAGAAATGGTCTAGAAATGGGCGCTTTTCCAAAACTGGAATCTTTAATGTTGATCGATCTGCCGGAATTGAAGACAATTCTTTGTTTGGAGACGGAGGAGGGAGCATTACTACCAGCCCTGCCACCAAATGCAAACATCTTTACCAACCTGAAAGATTTGAGGCTTGAGACATGCCCATTAATTAAACAGGTCTTCTCAAGTGGATTCATGGTTCAGCAACTGTCCAACTTGGAAGAATTGTGTGTAGATAATTGTGGAGGAtcgaaggggatgattccaggGGATGAAATTGTCGAACACGAGGCTCTGCCCAAACTGAGGAGATTGTGGCTCTGGGACTTATCCGAATTTGTCAGCTTTTTCAAAGGTGTTCCCATGCGTTGGCAATCACTGGAGTCGGTGTCGATAAGAAATTGTCCGAAGCTGAGAAAACTCCCCTTCGACACTAATAGCGCTCCTAATTTGGAGGAAATTATGGGCTCTCAGGAGTGGTGGGATGTATTAGAGTGGGACAATGATGCTACCAGATTACAATTTCAGCCTTTTTTCGAGAAGAATTAG
- the LOC131314877 gene encoding disease resistance protein SUMM2-like isoform X2 produces MAEAFAACTQPICDIGKCLWARIATRINYARKLSKNRKLLCEKAHDLSLKRKDIVAEIERSNLQKIATNECDDWIGKVQEMENKVGTIQPELNEEKRCVGGLCLDIFARIKLGKRVVNMIDDINELLDKSKFERGFLVDAPVATVENQPDPPSTLAESANRTLDMVLDKIQHNSTLKIGIWGMGGVGKTTILRLLNNTPEIARIFNFVIWVTVSKSQSIRMIQEEVGQRLSVEITKGESDDRVAIKLRQRLNGKKYLLLLDDVWNMVDLDAVGIPNPNQNNGCKVVLTTRKFEVCRQMGTDVEIKVKVLPEEEAQEMFYTNVGDVVRLPTIKQLAESIVTECDGLPLGLKVVSGALRKEEDVNVWENFLRELRSPATSFIKDLNEKVFNILKVSYDHLEDTQKKQCLLFCGLYPEDSEIKNSELIGYWRAERILSRELTLHEAHVKGHAILRALIDSSLLEKCNGDDYVKMHDVVRDLVLAMTSPKGEEPQHLVRAGISSEKIPDAVEWEKATRISFINHDLRNLPESPDCPALVTLLLQGNGYLGVIPETFFKNMPNLKVLDLSHTGIKSLPTSISKLESLRELVLLDCYSLEALPAGVICKLSQIEVFKLFKISPGTSELSDGSAEIVAKELSELSSLSCLEFDFRRVGNLHNFLENSRSWKEGRLTQFWFFVGDYRPLFRPFWFSGYNMCLFYDGREERSSGLPSTIQDVLRRSNYFGLRGHEKLNTLLEVGAHNTYELRCCVIRECVALQDIVNRNGLEMGAFPKLESLMLIDLPELKTILCLETEEGALLPALPPNANIFTNLKDLRLETCPLIKQVFSSGFMVQQLSNLEELCVDNCGGSKGMIPGDEIVEHEALPKLRRLWLWDLSEFVSFFKGVPMRWQSLESVSIRNCPKLRKLPFDTNSAPNLEEIMGSQEWWDVLEWDNDATRLQFQPFFEKN; encoded by the exons ATGGCTGAAG CTTTTGCAGCTTGCACCCAACCTATCTGCGACATTGGGAAGTGTTTATGGGCTCGTATTGCAACACGCATCAATTATGCCAGAAAGTTGTCGAAGAATAGGAAACTGCTCTGTGAAAAAGCACATGACTTGAGTCTCAAACGAAAGGATATTGTTGCTGAAATTGAAAGATCAAATCTGCAAAAAATTGCAACGAATGAATGTGATGATTGGATAGGAAAGGTGCAAGAGATGGAAAACAAAGTTGGGACTATACAGCCAGAGTTGAATGAGGAGAAGAGATGTGTTGGGGGATTATGTCTTGACATTTTTGCTCGTATCAAGCTTGGTAAGCGAGTTGTAAATATGATCGATGACATTAACGAACTCCTAGATAAGTCCAAGTTTGAAAGAGGATTTCTTGTTGACGCACCAGTAGCCACAGTTGAGAATCAACCAGACCCCCCTTCAACATTAGCAGAATCCGCAAATCGTACACTTGACATGGTACTTGACAAAATTCAACACAATAGCACCCTAAAGATTGGTATTTGGGGAATGGGCGGGGTGGGGAAGACAACTATTTTGAGACTCTTGAATAACACACCCGAAATTGCAAGAATATTTAATTTCGTGATATGGGTGACTGTCTCAAAATCTCAAAGCATTAGAATGATACAAGAAGAAGTTGGGCAGCGTTTATCAGTAGAAATAACGAAGGGTGAGTCTGATGACAGAGTAGCAATTAAATTGCGTCAGAGACTTAACGGCAAGAAGTACCTATTACTTTTAGATGATGTTTGGAATATGGTGGATTTAGATGCTGTAGGGATACCAAATCCCAATCAGAACAATGGTTGCAAAGTTGTTTTAACAACTAGAAAGTTCGAAGTTTGTCGTCAGATGGGAACTGATGTTGAGATCAAGGTGAAGGTTTTGCCAGAAGAGGAAGCTCAGGAGATGTTTTACACAAATGTGGGAGATGTCGTGAGGCTTCCCACCATCAAACAGCTTGCTGAAAGCATTGTCACAGAGTGCGATGGCTTGCCACTTGGGCTAAAGGTTGTAAGTGGTGCGTTACGGAAGGAGGAAGATGTGAATGTTTGGGAGAATTTCTTGAGGGAATTAAGGTCACCTGCTACGTCTTTCATTAAAGACTTGAATGAAAAGGTGTTCAACATACTAAAGGTTAGCTACGACCACTTAGAAGATACTCAAAAAAAGCAATGTCTTTTATTTTGTGGATTGTATCCAGAAGACTCCGAAATTAAGAATTCTGAATTGATAGGATATTGGAGAGCCGAGAGGATTCTTTCTAGGGAACTTACTTTGCATGAGGCACATGTTAAGGGACATGCAATATTGCGAGCTCTCATAGATTCGTCTTTGCTGGAAAAATGCAATGGAGATGACTATGTGAAGATGCACGATGTTGTTCGAGACTTGGTTTTGGCAATGACTTCCCCAAAAGGAGAAGAACCCCAACATCTAGTGAGAGCCGGAATTTCTTCAGAGAAGATTCCAGATGCGGTGGAATGGGAAAAGGCAACAAGAATATCGTTTATCAATCATGACTTGCGCAATTTACCGGAATCACCAGACTGTCCAGCGCTCGTGACATTGTTGCTTCAAGGAAATGGCTATTTAGGGGTGATAccagaaactttttttaaaaacatgccTAACCTCAAAGTTTTGGATCTGTCACACACCGGCATCAAATCATTGCCAACTTCAATATCTAAATTGGAAAGTCTTCGAGAACTAGTGCTTTTAGATTGCTACTCTTTGGAAGCTCTCCCTGCTGGAGTGATATGCAAACTGTCTCAGATTGAAGTatttaaactttttaaaattagtCCAGGTACAAGTGAGCTGAGTGATGGAAGTGCAGAGATTGTTGCGAAAGAACTAAGCGAGTTGAGCTCACTTTCTTGCCTTGAATTTGACTTCCGGAGAGTGGGTAATCTGCACAACTTCCTTGAAAATAGCAGATCATGGAAAGAGGGAAGATTGACGCAATTCTGGTTCTTTGTTGGAGATTATAGGCCCTTATTCCGTCCGTTTTGGTTTAGTGGGTATAATATGTGTCTATTTTATGACGGACGAGAAGAAAGGAGTAGCGGCCTTCCCTCAACCATACAGGATGTACTTAGGCGTTCAAATTATTTTGGATTGAGGGGTCATGAAAAACTTAATACTCTTTTAGAAGTAGGTGCGCACAACACGTATGAATTGAGATGTTGCGTGATTCGAGAATGTGTCGCGCTTCAAGACATCGTCAACAGAAATGGTCTAGAAATGGGCGCTTTTCCAAAACTGGAATCTTTAATGTTGATCGATCTGCCGGAATTGAAGACAATTCTTTGTTTGGAGACGGAGGAGGGAGCATTACTACCAGCCCTGCCACCAAATGCAAACATCTTTACCAACCTGAAAGATTTGAGGCTTGAGACATGCCCATTAATTAAACAGGTCTTCTCAAGTGGATTCATGGTTCAGCAACTGTCCAACTTGGAAGAATTGTGTGTAGATAATTGTGGAGGAtcgaaggggatgattccaggGGATGAAATTGTCGAACACGAGGCTCTGCCCAAACTGAGGAGATTGTGGCTCTGGGACTTATCCGAATTTGTCAGCTTTTTCAAAGGTGTTCCCATGCGTTGGCAATCACTGGAGTCGGTGTCGATAAGAAATTGTCCGAAGCTGAGAAAACTCCCCTTCGACACTAATAGCGCTCCTAATTTGGAGGAAATTATGGGCTCTCAGGAGTGGTGGGATGTATTAGAGTGGGACAATGATGCTACCAGATTACAATTTCAGCCTTTTTTCGAGAAGAATTAG